One stretch of Hydrogenovibrio kuenenii DSM 12350 DNA includes these proteins:
- a CDS encoding methyl-accepting chemotaxis protein, which yields MSIRIRLILMATLALAVVIILLGINIFSIQKLDEVFAAQTDLKELRIDVLTLRKHEKDFLARLNWKYVDKHAQVGNSLMKKIDEFSKNPLGKSQPKALNNFKKISNEYLQTFLKLAQMHKDMGLDEKLGIYGQFRDAVHNVEHILNNASKNSADGYKLAKDMLMLRRNEKDFMLRLNLKYQGKFKKNYAIFISDLEASDLPASTQNLIRSKMETYKTLFFKVVKGNDELGLNEKSGLQGQMRNIVHSLGAIEAKMITAVNQAANQTKKTYELISILVSAFFALLLLGFIFMTSRNISNGLNLILNGIKKTDETSDFGHLIETKRNDEFGKIAQIYNRLLQNVHNNFEDVNKVMQTVANGQFNERIDSDLHGEFATLSENVNHALGTLDFTMQELENIMVALGNGDFNARLSDQIAGPLRTQVNTAMSKTENVLTEINSIMSSISNADFSEELTAEVKGQWLPMKSEINHAIYELRTAFKNINAGISTLAEGDLTVQLPRSDKGELKTLTENFNASIHDLHNTVSEVIQVTETVTNGINQISEGNVDLASRTQEAAAMVEQTSAAMEEMVSTIENNSENTQKSRELSERSSKIATDGTEIMHQTIERMATIRKSSDEIADIVNIIDSIAFQTNLLALNAAVEAARAGEHGRGFAVVAGEVRNLAGRSSKAANDIKNLINSSVEEISQGAELAEKSGESLDHITQAIQEEMDMVSQVANSSKEQAITAQEIGRAVSQMDSTVQQNAALVEEIGETSTQIVAAAKLMKEKIDQFKVNQTPALENKQSV from the coding sequence ATGAGCATACGTATTCGTTTGATTTTAATGGCAACGCTAGCATTGGCCGTCGTCATTATTTTGTTAGGCATCAATATTTTTTCAATCCAAAAACTGGATGAAGTTTTTGCAGCACAAACAGACTTAAAAGAGTTACGCATTGACGTACTTACTTTAAGAAAACACGAAAAGGATTTTCTGGCTCGCTTAAACTGGAAATATGTTGATAAACATGCTCAAGTTGGAAACTCATTGATGAAAAAAATCGATGAGTTTTCGAAAAATCCTTTAGGTAAATCTCAACCAAAAGCTCTAAACAATTTCAAGAAAATTTCCAATGAGTATCTGCAAACCTTCCTAAAACTGGCTCAAATGCACAAAGACATGGGGCTGGATGAAAAGCTTGGGATATACGGGCAGTTCCGAGATGCCGTTCATAACGTCGAACATATTTTAAACAATGCTTCCAAAAACAGTGCTGATGGCTACAAACTGGCAAAAGACATGCTGATGTTGCGCCGAAATGAAAAGGATTTCATGCTTCGACTTAACCTGAAATATCAGGGAAAATTTAAAAAGAACTACGCCATTTTTATTTCAGATTTAGAGGCATCTGATCTCCCTGCATCAACCCAAAACCTCATACGCAGCAAAATGGAAACCTACAAAACACTATTTTTCAAAGTGGTGAAGGGTAATGACGAGCTCGGCTTAAATGAAAAATCCGGTCTACAGGGGCAAATGCGCAACATTGTTCACTCTTTGGGAGCCATTGAAGCTAAGATGATTACAGCCGTTAATCAAGCGGCCAATCAAACGAAAAAAACCTATGAGCTGATTTCCATCCTGGTTTCTGCTTTTTTTGCCCTGCTACTGCTTGGCTTCATTTTTATGACCTCGAGAAATATTTCCAATGGCTTAAACCTGATTCTGAACGGCATCAAAAAAACCGATGAAACCAGTGATTTTGGCCACCTGATCGAAACCAAGCGCAATGATGAATTCGGCAAAATTGCACAAATCTACAATCGCTTATTGCAGAACGTGCACAATAACTTTGAAGATGTAAACAAAGTCATGCAAACCGTTGCCAATGGACAATTCAATGAAAGAATTGATAGCGACCTTCATGGCGAGTTTGCGACGCTTTCTGAAAACGTCAACCATGCTCTTGGCACGCTCGACTTTACCATGCAGGAGCTGGAAAATATCATGGTCGCGCTGGGCAATGGTGACTTCAACGCACGGTTATCGGATCAAATTGCCGGCCCACTCCGCACACAAGTCAACACAGCGATGAGCAAAACGGAAAATGTCCTGACTGAAATAAATAGCATCATGAGCAGTATTTCAAACGCGGATTTTTCAGAAGAATTGACGGCTGAAGTCAAAGGCCAATGGCTACCAATGAAATCTGAAATCAATCATGCGATTTATGAGCTCAGAACGGCTTTCAAAAATATTAATGCTGGTATCAGCACCTTGGCTGAAGGAGACTTGACCGTTCAACTACCGCGTTCGGATAAGGGAGAGTTGAAAACACTAACGGAAAACTTCAATGCGAGCATTCACGATCTGCACAATACCGTCTCAGAAGTTATTCAAGTGACTGAAACCGTCACCAATGGAATCAACCAGATTTCTGAAGGCAATGTTGATCTTGCAAGCCGAACACAAGAAGCGGCCGCCATGGTTGAACAAACGTCCGCGGCAATGGAAGAAATGGTTTCCACAATTGAAAACAACTCCGAAAACACACAAAAATCCAGAGAGTTATCAGAACGCTCAAGCAAGATTGCAACGGATGGTACCGAGATCATGCATCAAACAATTGAACGCATGGCCACCATTCGAAAATCCAGTGACGAAATCGCAGACATCGTCAACATTATCGACTCTATCGCATTCCAAACCAACCTACTTGCTCTGAATGCTGCTGTCGAAGCCGCAAGAGCTGGAGAGCACGGAAGAGGGTTCGCTGTTGTCGCGGGTGAAGTTCGCAACCTTGCTGGGCGCTCATCTAAAGCAGCGAATGACATCAAAAATCTGATTAATTCTTCTGTTGAAGAAATCTCCCAAGGTGCAGAGCTGGCGGAAAAGTCTGGCGAATCTCTTGACCATATCACTCAAGCAATTCAAGAAGAGATGGACATGGTTTCTCAAGTTGCCAATAGCTCCAAGGAACAGGCGATAACGGCTCAAGAAATTGGTAGAGCTGTTTCCCAAATGGATTCAACCGTCCAACAAAATGCCGCTCTGGTAGAGGAAATTGGCGAAACCAGTACCCAAATCGTCGCTGCGGCTAAGCTGATGAAAGAAAAAATCGATCAATTCAAAGTCAATCAGACACCGGCTCTGGAAAACAAACAGTCTGTGTAA